The segment TAAATTACGCGAGTGTACAATTTTGGGCAAAGCAGGGAGTTGAGCGTGTTATTTTATCAAGGGAGCTATCACTTGAAGAAATAACCGAAATACGCACACTCTGCCCTGACACCGAACTTGAAGTATTTGTGCATGGCGCGCTGTGTATGGCGTATTCGGGGCGCTGTTTATTATCGGGTTATATAAATAAGCGCGACCCAAACCAAGGTACATGTACAAATGCATGTCGTTGGGATTACGATGTAAAACCAGGCGTTGAAAACGAAACCGGTGAAATGGTGCATAAAATTGATCCGAAACAGGTTATTCCTACCCTTGGTGAAGGTGCGCCAAGTAGCGAAGTATTTATGTTAGAGGAACAAGGTCGCCCTGGTGAGTATATGCCTGCATTCGAGGATGAACATGGTACGTATATTATGAATTCCAAAGATTTACGCGCCGTACAATACGTAGAGCAGTTAACAAAAATGGGTGTACATAGTTTAAAAATAGAAGGGCGTACTAAATCATTTTATTATGTAGCGCGCACCGCGCAAGTGTATCGACAAGCAATAGACGATGCGGCTTCGGGTAAACCATTTGATACTAACTTATTTAAAACACTCGAAAACTTAGCACATCGTGGTTATACCGAAGGCTTTTTAAAGCGCCATGCCCACCAAGATTATCAAAACTACGAATACGGTCACTCGGTATCTACTAAGCAGCAATTTGTAGGTGAAGTGCTAGGGCGCTGCGAAAATGGATTAGTAAACATAGACGTAAAAAATAAATTTTGCACAGGCCATTCACTTGAACTGATGACACCACAAGGGAACATTATTTTTGAACTTGAATACATGCAAAACAAAAAGGGCGAAAGTATTACCGATGCCAAAGGCTCTGGGCATATTGTAAAAATTCCGCTAAATGAGAGCGTTAACTTAGATCACGCTATTTTAATGCGTAATCTAGATGCACACCAAGATACCCGAAATCCATTCAAGGAGGTCAGTTAGAGTCCACTTTAATAACTGCTCAAAGCTATTTTATTATTAAATATGATACATAGAGTGACGCTGAGCAGTTATATCTTCACCTGCTATTTTTAAATACCATTTATGGAATTTACCTTATCATTAATGCTTATTTATAAAATTTTAAAAGCGAATATAATGGATATTCGTACTTAATACGTGTTGTTAAATCGCTCCTCACTGTTACCCCATTATTTTTTAAAGGAATCATTTTTGTATGTGGATAATTTTTGCATTACTCGCGACCGTTTTTTTGGTGCTCGAGGAGTATTGTATCAATGGACGTCGCAGAAAAAGATTAACCGTAACTTATTATTATTCGGTGTATTTTTTGTAGGGTTTATTATTAGTGCGCTAGGTACTGTGGTGTTTGAGCACACGTGGTATGGCTGGGCAGACATTACGGTTGGGCTGGCTTTAGGGTTTGGCTCTTTTGCTGCTAATGGTTTGTTGCATAAAGGGTTTTCGGTTGGTAAAGCGTCTTTAATTAGTATTTTATCTGGATTAACACCTCTGTTTGTCCTTTTATTTGCTTTTTTATTGTGGCAGGAGACCTTAACAACAATTCAATTAATTGGTTTTTTCATTATTTTTGGTGGCCTTTATATCATTCGCTACTCAAGCGATATTTCGTTGAATAATCTACAAGGTGCGCAATGGGGATTACTCGCTGCACTTGCCTTCGCATTTAATGATTTAATGGGTAAGCAATCAACACTTCTCGAGGCAGATACGTTTGCAACTTTAACGTCTATGTTTGGGTTTGGGAGTTTTCTTTTTGCTGTCAGTTGGTTAGTAAAACGTAAAAATGCACTTGCAGCGCAAGACCGATCTCATACGTATTGGTCTGCGAGTAAAACATTTTCGTGCGGGTTACTTATAGGGCTAACAAACGTGGCGGGTATGGTGGCAATAATATCGGCGTTTTCGCTTGGTAATACAGGACTTGTTTCAGCTATTTCCGGAATGAACATTTTAATTATTTTGCTCTATTCACGCATCGTTTTAAAAGAGTCGTTTACCCGCCAAGAAGTGATAGGATTAGCAACAGCATTTTTAGGTGTCATTGTACTTAGGCTCAGTTTTTAAACGTTTAAAGCTTTAATACTTTCTTTTTAAAAGCATACATTGCTAACTTTCGTTAAAGTGTTGCAATGTATGCTCTATTAACAGTCGCACTCGATAAGGGATTTGTTTTCTGTCGCGATAAAGTATAGAAAATGGCTGCCCGTTACTTTTCCAGTCAGGAAGAATACGTTTAAGCTTTGCGGCTTCTATAAGAGGCAATGCTATATAATCAGGAATGTAGCTAATGCCTGCACCAGACTCAACGGCTTGTTTCATCATTTGAATTTCATCAACCTCTAACCGGACATGCGTGTTTGGATTAAAACTGTATTCTTCACGCGTTTGCTGGTTTTTTAACTGCCACGGAACTAGCCCAACACACGTAATTTTTGGGTGCTGCTCTAATTGTTTTGGATGGGTAATAGATTGGGAACTATGGTTTGGGTGAGCACAAAGCACATTATGAGTAAGTTTAAGCTCTCTAATAACCCAATTATCAATGGCAGGGTTTCTTACTCTAAACGCTATATCAATCCCTTCTTTTTCAATATCAATAAGGTTATTTGAAAAGCGTAAATCTAGTTGAATATTGGGATACTGCAGTAAAAAATCACAAAAAATGGCACTTAAAAAGTGTTTACCCATGTAAATGGGGGCAGAGATCCTGATTTTCCCTTTAGGTTGGTCTTTCTCATCACAAAGTGCTTGCTCTATACACTCCACCTCGTCAAATAACTTACGATAGCGATCGTAATATAACTCGCCAGTATGCGTTAGCGTTACTCGATGAGCATCTCGATTGAGTAGCGTTAATTGAAGAGCTTGCTCTAATAGACGTATTCTACGGCTTAAGGTTGATAGTGACATATCAAGATTTGCTGATGCTTTTTTAAAGCTACCCAGTTTTACTATGGTGCAAAAGTAACGTAAATCATCGAGAGAATAACTAGCTGCCATCAGAACTACTTTAATATTTAGGAGGTAGGCAATAGTAACAGCGGCACTTTAAAATTTCATTAGAGATTAAGGGGGGAAAGAACTGAAGTTAGGCAATAAAATTTTATATAACTTTGATTCCATAACCTTTAAATAAAAGCACTGGTAAATAACGTAACTTAATCTGTTCAGCAAATTAATTAAAAGTAGTGTTAAGTCATATTTGTTAAAGCCATTGAAAATATATTTACATTGAGTGCTTTATTTAATTAAGTGAATTTATAAGTCGTCTTTTTAGGTGAATACCTAAAGAATAATTCGAGGCTCTACACAAAATAGAGCCTCATTTTTATAATTTAGAAACGATAACTTGCGCCTAAATAAACAGTACGGCCATTAACCGTTGTGTTGTATAAACGATTATTAGAGTCTGAATATTGCTCTTCTCGTTCATTAGTTAAGTTACTGGCTTCTATAGTGAGTTTTAGCTTTTCATTTACCTGATAAAAAGCAGATGCATCTATGTATGTGCTGGCATGAAAACCGTTTTCGTCTTCATCGCCGTTACCCGCTTGTACCGCTGCAATATAGTCACTTCTATAAGCGGCTGCAACGCGAGCGCCCCATGAGTCAGAATCGTAATATACTGTAAAGTTACCAGAGTGTTCTGAAAGCCCTGGGAACGATTTATATTGATCAACACCTGAGTTACCCACATTACGGTACAGCGCTTCACCATCAGCAAATGTATAATTCGCAATAACACCTAAGTTATTAAAAGGAGCAGGTAAAAAGTCGAGATCTCGTTGAAAAGCCAGTTCCCAGCCACTAATATCACTTTCATCTAAGTTTTGTGGCTGAATAACGGTAAAAACAGTACTTGCAGTTTGCGGGTTGCCGTTTTCGTCTACGTCGCCTAATAAACTAACAGGGTAGCCAGTCTGGCTGTATGGAATGTCATATGTTTCGGTGATAATGAAATTATCAATAGATTTATGGAAGTAACTTACGGCTGCATACCCTATATTTTCAAAGTAATATTCAACTGAAAAGTCGAAATTAACTGATTCATAAGGTTTAAGGTTTGGGTTTCCTGAACTGATACTTAGGCCATTGGTTGATGTGGCATCATTTTGTACCACACCTGTTGGCACTAATGCAGCGAGTGAAGGGCGGGTGAGATTTTCGCCATAACTTGCACGTAGCACTAAACTGTTATTACTATCCCACACTAAATTTATAGCGGGTAGTAACCCTGAATAGGTATTTTCAACGTCAACTACTTCTCCATTTATTAACCCTATAGCATTGGTAGTTGTATCGTAATGGCGTACGCCCGCATTACCCATTAAGTAACCTGAGCCTAGCTCCCATTCAGCTTCGTACTGCAAATAAGCGCCAAAGGTTTTTTCTTGTACGTTATCGGTAAAATCAGGGTTATCTAAATT is part of the Pseudoalteromonas carrageenovora IAM 12662 genome and harbors:
- a CDS encoding LysR family transcriptional regulator yields the protein MAASYSLDDLRYFCTIVKLGSFKKASANLDMSLSTLSRRIRLLEQALQLTLLNRDAHRVTLTHTGELYYDRYRKLFDEVECIEQALCDEKDQPKGKIRISAPIYMGKHFLSAIFCDFLLQYPNIQLDLRFSNNLIDIEKEGIDIAFRVRNPAIDNWVIRELKLTHNVLCAHPNHSSQSITHPKQLEQHPKITCVGLVPWQLKNQQTREEYSFNPNTHVRLEVDEIQMMKQAVESGAGISYIPDYIALPLIEAAKLKRILPDWKSNGQPFSILYRDRKQIPYRVRLLIEHTLQHFNES
- a CDS encoding EamA family transporter; translation: MDNFCITRDRFFGARGVLYQWTSQKKINRNLLLFGVFFVGFIISALGTVVFEHTWYGWADITVGLALGFGSFAANGLLHKGFSVGKASLISILSGLTPLFVLLFAFLLWQETLTTIQLIGFFIIFGGLYIIRYSSDISLNNLQGAQWGLLAALAFAFNDLMGKQSTLLEADTFATLTSMFGFGSFLFAVSWLVKRKNALAAQDRSHTYWSASKTFSCGLLIGLTNVAGMVAIISAFSLGNTGLVSAISGMNILIILLYSRIVLKESFTRQEVIGLATAFLGVIVLRLSF
- the trhP gene encoding prephenate-dependent tRNA uridine(34) hydroxylase TrhP, with protein sequence MPTVSSLTSFVPELLCPAGSLKNMRYAFAYGADAVYAGQPRYSLRVRNNEFDLDTLQIGINEAHALNKKFYVVSNIAPHNAKVKSYLRDIEPVIAMGPDALIMSDPGLIMLVREKWPAMPVHLSVQANAVNYASVQFWAKQGVERVILSRELSLEEITEIRTLCPDTELEVFVHGALCMAYSGRCLLSGYINKRDPNQGTCTNACRWDYDVKPGVENETGEMVHKIDPKQVIPTLGEGAPSSEVFMLEEQGRPGEYMPAFEDEHGTYIMNSKDLRAVQYVEQLTKMGVHSLKIEGRTKSFYYVARTAQVYRQAIDDAASGKPFDTNLFKTLENLAHRGYTEGFLKRHAHQDYQNYEYGHSVSTKQQFVGEVLGRCENGLVNIDVKNKFCTGHSLELMTPQGNIIFELEYMQNKKGESITDAKGSGHIVKIPLNESVNLDHAILMRNLDAHQDTRNPFKEVS